Proteins encoded together in one Leucoraja erinacea ecotype New England chromosome 30, Leri_hhj_1, whole genome shotgun sequence window:
- the sh2d5 gene encoding SH2 domain-containing protein 5 isoform X1, whose product MAKIRSPDTKARIRTKFAEYVGSFTVEDQDLEGMTWRIHQQLHFLKKFPRKMAVILKFSSQGIKMFNENKEILLMAHALKRILYTTCQPLDCQFAFVTRNPCRPPTELFCHLFVTAQPNEAAILNLQLCRMFQVACCMKYKKEQQSSPPVINCSTRETPVKPGSPVLSTKLVKERYGDLEVSLNVSALVTFRRISEEEIRATEVKKQNDQDTEETFKSENYGYCTSSPNVPSSGTKAQAKELDPLEDCPFSSLTLVRKKAIRNKGIRSGAYRSSTFKRQFQEALSDGYSCRWGDDLLESWRALAPLQHEEVLMDTVWASAGIPRDCALELLKRDVLGAFLLWANSGLLKCWTLMMRTPFGVINYVICANDEGKCYLEHLNTQFPSIKALIEHYTTMEDGLFCCLSASRLNHCYEEQDSAVCDDLYAAPTKPEDRLLQIRK is encoded by the exons ATGGCCAAGATCCGCTCTCCAGACACCAAAGCCAGAATCAGGACCAAGTTCGCCGAG TATGTTGGTTCCTTTACTGTAGAGGATCAAGATCTTGAAGGAATGACATGGCGAATCCATCAACAGCTTCATTTTCTGAAG AAGTTTCCTCGGAAAATGGCAGTAATACTGAAATTCTCATCACAAGGAATAAAGATGTTTAATGAAAATAAAGAG ATACTGTTGATGGCTCATGCCCTGAAAAGAATCCTGTACACGACGTGTCAACCCTTGGACTGCCAGTTTGCATTTGTCACACGCAACCCCTGCAGACCACCAACTGAGCTCTTCTGCCACCTGTTCGTCACTGCACAGCCAAACGAG GCAGCAATTCTGAATTTGCAGCTATGCCGGATGTTCCAAGTTGCTTGCTGCATGAAATACAAGAAGGAACAACAAAGTAGTCCTCCTGTAATTAATTGTTCTACTCGGGAAACTCCTGTGAAACCAGGCTCCCCAGTACTTTCAACAAAGCTTGTGAAAGAACGGTATGGAGACCTGGAGGTTTCCCTGAATGTCAGTGCCTTGGTGACCTTCAGGAGGATATCAGAAGAGGAAATCAGAGCAACAGAAGTAAAAAAGCAAAATGACCAG GATACAGAGGAAACCTTTAAAAGTGAAAACTATGGATATTGCACCAGTAGTCCAAATGTTCCTTCAAGTGGTACAAAG GCTCAAGCAAAAGAATTGGATCCACTGGAAGACTGTCCATTCTCTTCACTAACACTAGTGCGAAAGAAAGCTATACGAAATAAAGGGATCAGGTCAGGAGCTTACAGGAGCTCTACCTTCAAGAGACAATTTCAAGAAGCACTTTCAGATGGCT ACAGTTGCAGGTGGGGAGATGACCTCTTGGAATCCTGGAGAGCACTTGCACCACTACAGCATGAAGAAGTCCTAATGGACACTGTCTGGGCCAGTGCTGGGATACCTAG GGATTGTGCCTTAGAACTTTTAAAACGTGATGTTCTGGGAGCTTTCTTACTTTGGGCGAATTCTGGCCTTCTAAAGTGCTGGACTCTGATGATGCGGACCCCATTTGGTGTGATAAACTACGTGATCTGTGCAAATGATGAAGGCAAATGTTATCTTGAG CATCTGAACACACAATTTCCCAGTATAAAAGCCTTGATAGAACATTACACAACAATGGAAGATGGTTTGTTTTGTTGCCTAAGTGCTTCAAGGCTAAATCATTGTTATGAAGAACAGGATTCTGCAGTATGTGATGACTTGTATGCGGCTCCAACAAAACCCGAGGACAGGTTACTTCAAATTAGAAAGTAA
- the sh2d5 gene encoding SH2 domain-containing protein 5 isoform X2: MAKIRSPDTKARIRTKFAEYVGSFTVEDQDLEGMTWRIHQQLHFLKFPRKMAVILKFSSQGIKMFNENKEILLMAHALKRILYTTCQPLDCQFAFVTRNPCRPPTELFCHLFVTAQPNEAAILNLQLCRMFQVACCMKYKKEQQSSPPVINCSTRETPVKPGSPVLSTKLVKERYGDLEVSLNVSALVTFRRISEEEIRATEVKKQNDQDTEETFKSENYGYCTSSPNVPSSGTKAQAKELDPLEDCPFSSLTLVRKKAIRNKGIRSGAYRSSTFKRQFQEALSDGYSCRWGDDLLESWRALAPLQHEEVLMDTVWASAGIPRDCALELLKRDVLGAFLLWANSGLLKCWTLMMRTPFGVINYVICANDEGKCYLEHLNTQFPSIKALIEHYTTMEDGLFCCLSASRLNHCYEEQDSAVCDDLYAAPTKPEDRLLQIRK, translated from the exons ATGGCCAAGATCCGCTCTCCAGACACCAAAGCCAGAATCAGGACCAAGTTCGCCGAG TATGTTGGTTCCTTTACTGTAGAGGATCAAGATCTTGAAGGAATGACATGGCGAATCCATCAACAGCTTCATTTTCTGAAG TTTCCTCGGAAAATGGCAGTAATACTGAAATTCTCATCACAAGGAATAAAGATGTTTAATGAAAATAAAGAG ATACTGTTGATGGCTCATGCCCTGAAAAGAATCCTGTACACGACGTGTCAACCCTTGGACTGCCAGTTTGCATTTGTCACACGCAACCCCTGCAGACCACCAACTGAGCTCTTCTGCCACCTGTTCGTCACTGCACAGCCAAACGAG GCAGCAATTCTGAATTTGCAGCTATGCCGGATGTTCCAAGTTGCTTGCTGCATGAAATACAAGAAGGAACAACAAAGTAGTCCTCCTGTAATTAATTGTTCTACTCGGGAAACTCCTGTGAAACCAGGCTCCCCAGTACTTTCAACAAAGCTTGTGAAAGAACGGTATGGAGACCTGGAGGTTTCCCTGAATGTCAGTGCCTTGGTGACCTTCAGGAGGATATCAGAAGAGGAAATCAGAGCAACAGAAGTAAAAAAGCAAAATGACCAG GATACAGAGGAAACCTTTAAAAGTGAAAACTATGGATATTGCACCAGTAGTCCAAATGTTCCTTCAAGTGGTACAAAG GCTCAAGCAAAAGAATTGGATCCACTGGAAGACTGTCCATTCTCTTCACTAACACTAGTGCGAAAGAAAGCTATACGAAATAAAGGGATCAGGTCAGGAGCTTACAGGAGCTCTACCTTCAAGAGACAATTTCAAGAAGCACTTTCAGATGGCT ACAGTTGCAGGTGGGGAGATGACCTCTTGGAATCCTGGAGAGCACTTGCACCACTACAGCATGAAGAAGTCCTAATGGACACTGTCTGGGCCAGTGCTGGGATACCTAG GGATTGTGCCTTAGAACTTTTAAAACGTGATGTTCTGGGAGCTTTCTTACTTTGGGCGAATTCTGGCCTTCTAAAGTGCTGGACTCTGATGATGCGGACCCCATTTGGTGTGATAAACTACGTGATCTGTGCAAATGATGAAGGCAAATGTTATCTTGAG CATCTGAACACACAATTTCCCAGTATAAAAGCCTTGATAGAACATTACACAACAATGGAAGATGGTTTGTTTTGTTGCCTAAGTGCTTCAAGGCTAAATCATTGTTATGAAGAACAGGATTCTGCAGTATGTGATGACTTGTATGCGGCTCCAACAAAACCCGAGGACAGGTTACTTCAAATTAGAAAGTAA
- the sh2d5 gene encoding SH2 domain-containing protein 5 isoform X3: MAKIRSPDTKARIRTKFAEYVGSFTVEDQDLEGMTWRIHQQLHFLKKFPRKMAVILKFSSQGIKMFNENKEILLMAHALKRILYTTCQPLDCQFAFVTRNPCRPPTELFCHLFVTAQPNEAAILNLQLCRMFQVACCMKYKKEQQSSPPVINCSTRETPVKPGSPVLSTKLVKERYGDLEVSLNVSALVTFRRISEEEIRATEVKKQNDQAQAKELDPLEDCPFSSLTLVRKKAIRNKGIRSGAYRSSTFKRQFQEALSDGYSCRWGDDLLESWRALAPLQHEEVLMDTVWASAGIPRDCALELLKRDVLGAFLLWANSGLLKCWTLMMRTPFGVINYVICANDEGKCYLEHLNTQFPSIKALIEHYTTMEDGLFCCLSASRLNHCYEEQDSAVCDDLYAAPTKPEDRLLQIRK, translated from the exons ATGGCCAAGATCCGCTCTCCAGACACCAAAGCCAGAATCAGGACCAAGTTCGCCGAG TATGTTGGTTCCTTTACTGTAGAGGATCAAGATCTTGAAGGAATGACATGGCGAATCCATCAACAGCTTCATTTTCTGAAG AAGTTTCCTCGGAAAATGGCAGTAATACTGAAATTCTCATCACAAGGAATAAAGATGTTTAATGAAAATAAAGAG ATACTGTTGATGGCTCATGCCCTGAAAAGAATCCTGTACACGACGTGTCAACCCTTGGACTGCCAGTTTGCATTTGTCACACGCAACCCCTGCAGACCACCAACTGAGCTCTTCTGCCACCTGTTCGTCACTGCACAGCCAAACGAG GCAGCAATTCTGAATTTGCAGCTATGCCGGATGTTCCAAGTTGCTTGCTGCATGAAATACAAGAAGGAACAACAAAGTAGTCCTCCTGTAATTAATTGTTCTACTCGGGAAACTCCTGTGAAACCAGGCTCCCCAGTACTTTCAACAAAGCTTGTGAAAGAACGGTATGGAGACCTGGAGGTTTCCCTGAATGTCAGTGCCTTGGTGACCTTCAGGAGGATATCAGAAGAGGAAATCAGAGCAACAGAAGTAAAAAAGCAAAATGACCAG GCTCAAGCAAAAGAATTGGATCCACTGGAAGACTGTCCATTCTCTTCACTAACACTAGTGCGAAAGAAAGCTATACGAAATAAAGGGATCAGGTCAGGAGCTTACAGGAGCTCTACCTTCAAGAGACAATTTCAAGAAGCACTTTCAGATGGCT ACAGTTGCAGGTGGGGAGATGACCTCTTGGAATCCTGGAGAGCACTTGCACCACTACAGCATGAAGAAGTCCTAATGGACACTGTCTGGGCCAGTGCTGGGATACCTAG GGATTGTGCCTTAGAACTTTTAAAACGTGATGTTCTGGGAGCTTTCTTACTTTGGGCGAATTCTGGCCTTCTAAAGTGCTGGACTCTGATGATGCGGACCCCATTTGGTGTGATAAACTACGTGATCTGTGCAAATGATGAAGGCAAATGTTATCTTGAG CATCTGAACACACAATTTCCCAGTATAAAAGCCTTGATAGAACATTACACAACAATGGAAGATGGTTTGTTTTGTTGCCTAAGTGCTTCAAGGCTAAATCATTGTTATGAAGAACAGGATTCTGCAGTATGTGATGACTTGTATGCGGCTCCAACAAAACCCGAGGACAGGTTACTTCAAATTAGAAAGTAA
- the sh2d5 gene encoding SH2 domain-containing protein 5 isoform X4 encodes MTWRIHQQLHFLKKFPRKMAVILKFSSQGIKMFNENKEILLMAHALKRILYTTCQPLDCQFAFVTRNPCRPPTELFCHLFVTAQPNEAAILNLQLCRMFQVACCMKYKKEQQSSPPVINCSTRETPVKPGSPVLSTKLVKERYGDLEVSLNVSALVTFRRISEEEIRATEVKKQNDQDTEETFKSENYGYCTSSPNVPSSGTKAQAKELDPLEDCPFSSLTLVRKKAIRNKGIRSGAYRSSTFKRQFQEALSDGYSCRWGDDLLESWRALAPLQHEEVLMDTVWASAGIPRDCALELLKRDVLGAFLLWANSGLLKCWTLMMRTPFGVINYVICANDEGKCYLEHLNTQFPSIKALIEHYTTMEDGLFCCLSASRLNHCYEEQDSAVCDDLYAAPTKPEDRLLQIRK; translated from the exons ATGACATGGCGAATCCATCAACAGCTTCATTTTCTGAAG AAGTTTCCTCGGAAAATGGCAGTAATACTGAAATTCTCATCACAAGGAATAAAGATGTTTAATGAAAATAAAGAG ATACTGTTGATGGCTCATGCCCTGAAAAGAATCCTGTACACGACGTGTCAACCCTTGGACTGCCAGTTTGCATTTGTCACACGCAACCCCTGCAGACCACCAACTGAGCTCTTCTGCCACCTGTTCGTCACTGCACAGCCAAACGAG GCAGCAATTCTGAATTTGCAGCTATGCCGGATGTTCCAAGTTGCTTGCTGCATGAAATACAAGAAGGAACAACAAAGTAGTCCTCCTGTAATTAATTGTTCTACTCGGGAAACTCCTGTGAAACCAGGCTCCCCAGTACTTTCAACAAAGCTTGTGAAAGAACGGTATGGAGACCTGGAGGTTTCCCTGAATGTCAGTGCCTTGGTGACCTTCAGGAGGATATCAGAAGAGGAAATCAGAGCAACAGAAGTAAAAAAGCAAAATGACCAG GATACAGAGGAAACCTTTAAAAGTGAAAACTATGGATATTGCACCAGTAGTCCAAATGTTCCTTCAAGTGGTACAAAG GCTCAAGCAAAAGAATTGGATCCACTGGAAGACTGTCCATTCTCTTCACTAACACTAGTGCGAAAGAAAGCTATACGAAATAAAGGGATCAGGTCAGGAGCTTACAGGAGCTCTACCTTCAAGAGACAATTTCAAGAAGCACTTTCAGATGGCT ACAGTTGCAGGTGGGGAGATGACCTCTTGGAATCCTGGAGAGCACTTGCACCACTACAGCATGAAGAAGTCCTAATGGACACTGTCTGGGCCAGTGCTGGGATACCTAG GGATTGTGCCTTAGAACTTTTAAAACGTGATGTTCTGGGAGCTTTCTTACTTTGGGCGAATTCTGGCCTTCTAAAGTGCTGGACTCTGATGATGCGGACCCCATTTGGTGTGATAAACTACGTGATCTGTGCAAATGATGAAGGCAAATGTTATCTTGAG CATCTGAACACACAATTTCCCAGTATAAAAGCCTTGATAGAACATTACACAACAATGGAAGATGGTTTGTTTTGTTGCCTAAGTGCTTCAAGGCTAAATCATTGTTATGAAGAACAGGATTCTGCAGTATGTGATGACTTGTATGCGGCTCCAACAAAACCCGAGGACAGGTTACTTCAAATTAGAAAGTAA